Sequence from the Theropithecus gelada isolate Dixy chromosome 20, Tgel_1.0, whole genome shotgun sequence genome:
tagggttctttttttttttttttttttttttttattagcacAAACACATTTCTTTATTAACCAAGGGATGATCCTAATTAATCCAACACACTTTGAAACAGCTACACATAAAATGTTTGTGATAAAGATAACTGAAcacagtaatgaaaaaaaaaaaaaacagtatggagatttgcTCATTGAACTGAGCTTGGTCATTCTCTTAGTTAATTCCTGTCCAAAGTGATGATggaatttttattctactttttcataGATCCGAGTACAGGTGACATTGTTCATGACACAGTCCACCACTAATTTCCCATCTTTCAATTTTCTTGTTATTGTGCTTTCCTTCCCATCCCACTCCTGATGCTGAACCAATGCACCATCTGTAAAGCTGCAGACAGTCTGAGTTTTTCTGCCATCAGCTGTGGTTTCTTCAAATTTCTCTCCCAGGGTACAAGAAAACTGTGTTGTTTTCAAAGTGCTCTCAGTTTTTATGGTGAGGTTTTTGCCATCACAAGTGATGATACAGTCTGGCTTGGCCATTGCGCCCATTTTTCGCAAAGCTATTCCCACTCCTAGCTCCTTCATGTATTCATCAAAGCCTTTGCTATCCACCAGGCGCCATCTTCCTTCCAGCTGCTGAACTGTGGCCATGGTGGGCGCGGGCGGGCTGACGTACAGAATGGGGTCGGCGTCGGCGTGGCAGCGTGCTGTGCTGTGTCCTCTCTAGGGTTCTTTGAGTGGGAGTTGAATCGGAAACCACCATCAGCACGCCTGGGCTCGCCTCGCGTTGTTCTACTGCAGTGTGGGGGGGCCGTTGTCACCACCGTGAGGACACAATGGGGTCTGGGGAGGGATTGTTATGACTGTGGGTGCGCCTTGCACGTCTTGCCGACCTAGCTTTGCACACTGATCTTCCCTCCATGCCCGCTTACATTGTTAACTGGGTTTctgccctccctcctctccttcgtATTTCTGTGTCTCATTGACAACTGTTCTGTAGTCGCTTTGTTGACagttgccaaactgctttccaaaaacATTTCCACTGCAATCCCGGGTTTTGGTGCCAGCCGCAGTGGTGTGAGTACTCTCGCTTTATTATAGTCTTGCCAGCACTGGGCGTCTCTGTGTATCGTAAACACATGTGATCACCACTCTTATCTCTCCATCCCCTGGTACTTAAAGATGTGCCGTGTATCTCTGCTCACGTTACCTTGGCCTTGGGGGGAGTTGGCTGGACCAGGCTCATGCAGCtcgagggagaggaggagggcgAGGCGCTGCCCCGTGGAGTGGCGGGCATCCATGGCATGGGCATGACTCGGGAGAGGAGGCCGGCAGCTCGCAGCAGAGCACGGGGCTCAGCTGGCTTGCCCTGTGCTTGGGGGTTGTTTTTGAGCGTTGAGAAGAGGTCCTTACACCTTAGTCCATGCATTGAGGATAAGGCAGCAGCCTTGAGCCttacctccttttcctctttgtcCCTCAGTATGACGCCGTGCCCATCCAGTCCAGCGTGGTGTTATGTTCCTGCCCATCCCCATCAATGGTGAGGACCCAGACTGAGTCCAGCACGGCCCCTGGCATTCCTGGTGGCAGCAGGCAGGGCCCCACCATGGACGGCACTGCAGCCGAGCCTCGGCCCGGTGCTGGCTCCCTGCAGCACGCCCAGCCTCCGCCGCAGCCTCGGAAGAAGCGGCCTGAGGACTTCAAGTTTGGGAAAATTCTTGGGGAAGGCTCTTTTTCCACGGTGAGTATTTGCTGCTGCTGTGTGTCAAACGGGCGTGATTTCCTTGGGAGGCTCACCTTCCTCGGGGCTTACCGGAGACTCCCACCAAGGCTGGTGTCCTTCAGGACAGGAGGTTTCAGGCCCCTTGAGGGGTGTCAGCTGTTGTGAAGGCCTCTTGAGTCTTTGGGGGCTGGGTAACCCCCAAGCAGATCACGTGATGGGTGTGGCTAAATATTTAACCTGGTTTTGTAGATGAGAACGTTAGACACATCTCTTGATGGTCTGTGGAGGTTTTTTCTAATGCAGTTAATTTCATTTTAACCTGGCATCGGCAAGTTACATTCTGTGTCCTTGTGTCCCACTGGCAGGGCCCtgggaagctttttttttcttaggttgTAAGTTAGTATCTCTCCAGAGGCTTTTGGGGACATTtgatcttcttttatttctctgttttttttaaatacataaaacagtaCACTCTGGACATTTGCTGGAGACATAGCCTCCAGATTCTTGTGTTCCGAGTTTCACAAACAGAAGTATTGTCGCAGTACTGTCAAGTCACACTTGTTACCTGTCTCGGGGTGTTTTTTCCTctgaaagcaaagaaatgaagGTTCAAAGCAGCTGACGTGGGACGCTTTGCTTACATGAGACCCATGAAGCCGTGTGTGGCTGTGGATTTAGTGAAAGTTGTAACAGGTTCAGGGGAGGCCTGAGCAACTCGGGGTCACCGTCTCCATCTGGGCCTCTATAAAAGAGACAGAGTCCAACGCCGCCACCGTGGTCGCCAGGGTGGCCGCCGTGTGTGTGCTAGGGCCATTCCAGGGAGCCCTGGGGGATCTCCTGCATAATGCTTTCTTGCCTGACCTTTGTGAAGAAACCATACGTGaggcttattttccttttttacatatatgaaatatttcacaatgcaaagaaaaatatgaaacatagCTTACCCATATTCCCAACATACTGCTTTAATTAATGTTAACTTTTGCTGCCCTTAcactttagattttttaaattgcagcttttatgaaataattttgtttataaaaggATTATGCCCTCATGAAAAATACCTTCAACCAGGAGACTAGTCCCCAAAGTTTTGGGACTCAGATCctttcagaaagaagaaactctTTGGAAAACCTTGGGCATTGTGCATGGCTGCTTACAACCGTCCAGTGAAAGAAGAGGCCTCCTCTTTTCTCAGCTTTACTtgtttccttgagacggagtcttgctgtgtcgcccaggcttgagtacaatggcatgatcatagctcactgcagcctcgacttcctgggctcaagtgatcctcttaacctcagcctcccaagtagctggaattacaggagtgcaccatcatgcccagctaattttaaaatgttttgtagagacggagtctcactctgttgcccaggctggtcttgaactcctaggctcaagtgattctctctcctcagccttgcaaagtattgggattacaggcgtgagccactgtgcttggcctcagTTTTACTTCCTTATATTTCTCTTTCCaatttaaatttagtttattatgtatgtatttattcttttagaaacagggtcttgttctgtcaccgaggctggagtgcagtggtgtgatcatagctcactgtagccttcaccatctgggcttatgtgatcctcctgccttagcctcctgagtagctaggaccacaggcatgtgccatcatacgTGGCCCTTAACATTTATCTTGACTGAAAAAGGAAGACTTATTTGTGAAATTGCCTGTTTCCCTGGGTTCCGTAGGTGGGTAGAGAGCAGGCACTGTCCTTCCTGGGGCTGCGGTCCCAGGCTTTCTGAACATGCACCAGGAAGGTGCCCGGGAGAGCGCTGTGAGCCGGAGGCTCCTTCCTGGGGCTGTTTGGAATCCACAGTACTGGGTCTCAGATTACATATGTGACCCTCAGTTCTTTCTCAGCTTTCCTGAAATAGAGATCACATAAAAGTTGACTTccaggggaggaggaaaggacaGTGATAGTTACGAGGCTGGGCAACAGCCAGGTGCAGCTCCGGAGAGCCGGGAAGTGCAGCACCAGAGAGCCGGGAGGCCCCCTGAGAACGGCCACAACCTCCAGGGAGGAACACATCACGCGCCATTCTCTGGAAGAGGATCCTTCCTTCCTGTAGGAAACCTGCTTATAAAGTGTTGAGTTTAGATAACAGAAAGATCACGTCAGTATCCCCTTAGAAAGGGTTCCACTAAATATCCATGCTCATTcaccattctttcttccttttttcttcttgtgaaGCTAGCACGTGCTCTCGTGGAGAAATGTGACCTCGCAGAAACACATAAGCTAGAGAGGGGAGCCCTGCCCGGCCCAcgtcccctccctccctggcagCTGAGAGCCATCCATGTGTGGCGTGTTCCTCTGGGAAGATCTTGAGTACACAGAGTCCCCAGAATCCAGCTTCGTTCTTCTTGAGCGCCGCAGGGCGTCTCACGTGGTGCTTTCCGGGATCTCTTCTGACTCCTGCCCCGGGTTGCAGCTCAGAGCCTGGGGCCAGGTGGACCTGGCCCTGTGGCCTCCTGAAGGTCTTCCTGCCAGCCCCCAGGAATGTAACGGGACAGGTTTCCTCTGCTCCCTGCTCCTCAGGCCGTCCCCCTGTGGGTGTCTTAGGAGACACTTGTGTACCACTTGCTGGTGGTGGGGCCTCCCTGGCACAGCTGTCTCATGCGCTCTGGCTAAACTGCGGGCCCACCAGGAATTTCCAGTCTAGTGCCTCAGGGTGTGCCCCAGGCTAGTCCAAGTGGGGGGTCTCTTCCCTGTTCAGGGTGCCTTCTTTGCTGGAGTGTTCTGTCTCGGAGGTGGGGTTTGAGTGCAGGGCTCAGGTGTGCTACGCAGAGGACAGGGCAGGAGGCCTGCTGGCATCCCGGGAAGGTGGCTCCCTCTTGTGGGCACGCAGGGCCATGCATTGTTGGTTTAGTTCCCCGTGTCCTTTGCAGCCAGGCTCTCTTCATAGTATCCGCAAGCGCCAACACACGAAATGTGTGATAACACTTATTTCAAAAAATGACAATTCAGGGCAGCTTTTCAATGCATACTAGAAGG
This genomic interval carries:
- the LOC112614477 gene encoding fatty acid-binding protein 5, encoding MATVQQLEGRWRLVDSKGFDEYMKELGVGIALRKMGAMAKPDCIITCDGKNLTIKTESTLKTTQFSCTLGEKFEETTADGRKTQTVCSFTDGALVQHQEWDGKESTITRKLKDGKLVVDCVMNNVTCTRIYEKVE